From Pseudomonas sp. FP2335, the proteins below share one genomic window:
- a CDS encoding MdtB/MuxB family multidrug efflux RND transporter permease subunit has product MNLSRLFILRPVATTLSMLAIVLAGIIAYRLLPVSALPQVDYPTIRVMTLYPGASPDVMTSAVTAPLERQFGQMPGLTQMASTSSGGASVLTLRFNLDVNMDVAEQQVQAAINAATNLLPKDLPAPPVYNKVNPADTPVLTLAVTSKTMLLPKLNDLVDTRMAQKIAQISGVGMVSIAGGQRQAVRIKVNPEALAANGLNLSDVRTLIAASNVNQPKGNFDGPTRVSMLDANDQLVSPQQYAELILAYNNGAPLRLKDVAQIVDGAENERLAAWANENQAVLLNIQRQPGANVIEVVDRIKALLPSITDNLPAGLDVLVLTDRTQTIRASVTDVQHELLIAIALVVMVTFLFLRRFSATIIPSIAVPLSLVGTFGVMYLAGFSINNLTLMALTIATGFVVDDAIVMLENISRYIEEGETPLAAALKGAKQIGFTLISLTLSLIAVLIPLLFMADVVGRLFREFAITLAVAILISLVVSLTLTPMMCARLLKREPKEEEQGRFYKASGAWIDWMIEAYGRKLQWVLKHQPLTLLVAIATLGLTVFLYLVVPKGFFPVQDTGVIQGISEAPQSISFAAMSQRQQALAKVILADPAVQSLSSYIGVDGDNATLNSGRLLINLKPHGQRDLSAAEVITRLQPQIDKLVGIRLYMQPVQDLTIEDRVSRTQYQFSMSSPDADLLALWSDKLVHALSQLPELTDVASDLQDKGLQVFLVIDRDAASRLGVTVSTITDALYDAFGQRQISTIYTQASQYRVVLQAQSGETLGPDALNQIHVKTTDGGQVRLSSLARVEQRQAQLAIAHIGQFPAVMMSFNLAPGVALGKGVELINQTQKDIGMPVGVQTQFQGAAQAFEASLSSTLLLILAAVVTMYIVLGVLYESYIHPITILSTLPSAAVGALLALLLSGNDLGMIAIIGIILLIGIVKKNAIMMIDFALDAERNQGLDPQTAIYQAALLRFRPILMTTLAALFGAVPLMLATGSGAELRQPLGLVMVGGLLVSQVLTLFTTPVIYLYFDRLGRRWRKEPQSLEPVES; this is encoded by the coding sequence ATGAACCTGTCGCGGCTGTTTATTCTTCGCCCGGTCGCCACCACGCTGAGCATGCTGGCCATTGTGTTGGCCGGCATCATTGCGTATCGCCTGCTGCCGGTTTCGGCGCTGCCCCAGGTGGATTACCCGACCATCCGCGTGATGACCTTGTACCCCGGCGCCAGTCCGGACGTGATGACCAGTGCCGTCACCGCGCCTTTGGAGCGCCAGTTCGGCCAGATGCCCGGCCTCACGCAGATGGCGTCCACCAGTTCCGGTGGCGCGTCGGTGCTGACTCTGCGCTTCAACCTCGACGTCAACATGGACGTCGCCGAGCAACAGGTGCAGGCCGCGATCAACGCCGCTACCAACCTGTTGCCCAAGGACTTGCCCGCGCCGCCGGTGTACAACAAGGTCAACCCGGCGGATACCCCGGTGCTGACCCTGGCCGTCACCTCCAAGACCATGCTGCTGCCCAAGCTCAACGACCTGGTCGACACCCGGATGGCGCAGAAAATCGCGCAGATCAGTGGCGTCGGCATGGTCAGTATTGCCGGCGGCCAGCGCCAGGCCGTGCGTATCAAGGTCAACCCCGAGGCCCTGGCGGCCAACGGCTTGAACCTGTCGGACGTGCGCACCCTGATCGCTGCCTCCAACGTCAACCAGCCCAAGGGCAACTTCGACGGCCCGACCCGCGTGTCGATGCTTGACGCCAACGACCAGTTGGTCTCGCCCCAGCAATACGCCGAGTTGATCCTGGCGTACAACAATGGCGCGCCGTTGCGTCTGAAGGACGTCGCACAGATCGTCGACGGCGCCGAAAACGAACGCCTCGCTGCCTGGGCCAACGAAAACCAGGCCGTGCTGCTCAATATCCAGCGCCAGCCTGGCGCCAACGTGATTGAAGTGGTCGACCGCATCAAGGCGCTGCTGCCAAGCATCACTGACAACCTGCCGGCCGGCCTCGATGTGCTCGTGCTGACCGACCGCACCCAGACCATCCGCGCCTCGGTCACTGACGTACAACACGAATTGCTCATCGCCATCGCCCTGGTGGTGATGGTGACCTTCCTGTTCCTGCGTCGGTTCAGCGCGACGATCATCCCGTCCATCGCCGTGCCGCTGTCGCTGGTGGGCACGTTTGGGGTGATGTACCTGGCCGGTTTCTCCATCAACAACCTGACGTTGATGGCCCTGACCATCGCCACCGGGTTTGTGGTGGACGATGCCATCGTGATGCTGGAGAACATCTCGCGCTATATCGAAGAGGGCGAGACCCCGCTGGCGGCGGCACTCAAGGGCGCCAAGCAGATTGGCTTCACCCTGATCTCCCTGACCCTGTCGCTGATCGCGGTATTGATCCCGTTGCTGTTCATGGCCGACGTAGTGGGGCGCTTGTTCCGCGAATTTGCCATCACCCTGGCGGTGGCGATCCTGATTTCCCTGGTGGTGTCCCTGACCCTGACGCCGATGATGTGCGCGCGCCTGCTCAAGCGTGAACCCAAGGAAGAGGAACAGGGCCGCTTCTACAAGGCCAGCGGAGCATGGATCGATTGGATGATCGAAGCCTACGGCCGCAAGTTGCAGTGGGTGCTCAAGCACCAGCCGCTGACCCTGCTGGTGGCCATCGCCACCCTGGGCCTGACCGTGTTTCTGTACCTGGTGGTGCCCAAGGGCTTTTTCCCGGTGCAGGACACCGGTGTGATCCAGGGCATTTCCGAAGCGCCGCAGTCGATTTCCTTTGCGGCCATGAGCCAGCGCCAGCAGGCGTTGGCCAAGGTCATCCTGGCCGACCCGGCGGTGCAAAGCCTGTCTTCCTATATCGGCGTGGATGGCGACAACGCGACCCTCAACAGCGGTCGCCTGCTGATCAACCTCAAGCCCCACGGCCAGCGCGACTTGAGTGCGGCCGAGGTGATCACCCGCCTGCAACCGCAAATCGACAAGCTGGTGGGCATCCGCCTGTACATGCAGCCGGTGCAGGACCTGACCATCGAAGACCGCGTGAGCCGTACCCAGTACCAGTTCAGCATGTCGTCGCCAGACGCCGATTTGCTGGCGCTGTGGAGTGACAAGCTGGTGCATGCCTTGAGCCAGTTGCCGGAACTCACTGACGTCGCCAGCGACTTGCAGGACAAAGGCTTGCAGGTGTTTCTGGTGATCGACCGCGATGCGGCCTCGCGCCTGGGCGTGACGGTCTCTACCATCACCGACGCGCTGTATGACGCCTTCGGCCAGCGGCAGATTTCCACCATCTACACCCAGGCCAGCCAGTACCGGGTGGTGTTGCAGGCCCAGTCCGGCGAAACCCTCGGCCCGGACGCGCTGAACCAGATCCACGTGAAGACCACCGATGGCGGCCAGGTGCGCCTGTCCAGCCTGGCCCGGGTCGAGCAGCGCCAGGCGCAGTTGGCGATTGCCCATATCGGCCAGTTCCCGGCGGTGATGATGTCGTTCAACCTGGCCCCCGGCGTCGCGCTGGGCAAAGGCGTGGAACTGATCAACCAGACGCAGAAGGACATCGGCATGCCGGTGGGCGTGCAGACCCAGTTCCAGGGCGCGGCCCAGGCGTTCGAGGCGTCGTTGTCGAGCACCTTGCTGCTGATCCTGGCGGCGGTGGTGACCATGTACATCGTGCTTGGCGTGCTCTACGAGAGCTATATCCACCCGATCACCATTCTTTCCACCTTGCCGTCGGCGGCGGTGGGCGCTTTACTCGCTTTGCTGCTCAGTGGCAATGACCTGGGCATGATCGCGATCATCGGCATCATTTTGCTGATCGGTATCGTGAAGAAGAACGCGATCATGATGATCGACTTCGCCCTCGACGCTGAGCGCAATCAAGGCCTGGACCCGCAGACCGCGATCTATCAGGCCGCGCTGCTGCGTTTCCGGCCGATCCTGATGACCACCCTGGCGGCCTTGTTTGGCGCGGTGCCGTTGATGCTGGCCACCGGTTCCGGCGCAGAGTTGCGTCAGCCATTGGGCCTGGTGATGGTCGGCGGCTTGTTGGTGAGCCAGGTATTGACCCTGTTCACCACACCAGTGATCTACCTGTATTTCGACCGCCTTGGCCGTCGCTGGCGCAAAGAGCCGCAAAGCCTGGAGCCGGTTGAGTCATGA
- a CDS encoding efflux RND transporter permease subunit → MNLSGPFIRRPVATMLLSLAIMLLGGVSFNLLPVSPLPQIDFPVIVVSASLPGASPEVMASTVATPLERSFGAIAGITTMSSSSSQGSTRVILAFDSDRDINGAAREVQAAINASRNLLPSGMRSMPTYKKINPSQAPIMVLSLTSDVLQKGQLYDLASTILSQSLSQVPGVGEVQIGGSSLPAVRIELEPKALDQYGVALDDVRNTIANANQRRPKGSLEDSERNWQIQANDQLEKAKDYEPLLIRYQNGAALRLGDVARISDGVEDRYNSGFFNNDAAVLLVINRQSGANIIETVRQIKAQLPALQAVLPSSVKLNLAMDRSPVITATLHEAEMTLLIAVALVILVVYLFLGNFRASLIPTLAVPVSLVGTFAVMYLFGFSLNNFSLMALILATGLVVDDAIVVLENISRHIDEGVPPMKAAYLGAKEVGFTLLSMNVSLVAVFLSILFMGGIVTNLFREFSITLSAAIIVSLVVSLTLTPMLCARWLKPHVKGQLSGLQRWSQKVNDRMVAGYATSLDWALRHRRLTLLSLLITVGVNIALYVVVPKTFMPQQDTGQLIGFVRGDDGLSFNVMQPKMETFRVAVLKDPAVLSVAGFIGGNNGTNNAVMLVRLKPISERKVSAQAVIERLRKNVPLVPGGRLFLMADQDLQFGGSRDQTSAQYSYILQSGDLAALRLWYPKVVSALRELPELTAIDAREGRGAAQVTLVVDRDQAKRLGIDMNMVTAVLNNAYSQRQISTIYDSLNQYQVVMEVNPKYAQDPITLNQMQVITSSGARVPLSTIAHYENSLADDRVSHEGQFASENIAFDMAPGVTVEQGTAAIERAIAKVGLPEDVIAKMAGTADAFAATQKGQPFMILGALVAVYLVLGILYESYIHPLTILSTLPSAGVGAMLAIYLTGGEFSLISLLGLFLLIGVVKKNAILMIDLALQLERNDRMGPLESIRSACLLRLRPILMTTLAAILGALPLLLGAGDGAEMRRPLGLTIIGGLVFSQILTLYTTPVVYLYLDRARHRFNAWRGVRTDAALDTAL, encoded by the coding sequence ATGAACCTGTCCGGACCTTTCATCCGCCGCCCCGTCGCCACCATGCTGTTGAGCCTGGCGATCATGCTGCTGGGCGGTGTGAGCTTCAACCTGTTGCCGGTGTCACCGCTGCCGCAGATCGACTTCCCGGTGATCGTGGTCTCGGCCAGCTTGCCCGGGGCCAGTCCCGAGGTGATGGCCTCCACTGTGGCGACGCCGCTGGAGCGCTCGTTCGGCGCAATTGCCGGCATCACCACCATGAGCAGCAGCTCCAGCCAGGGTTCGACGCGGGTGATCCTCGCGTTCGACTCCGACCGCGACATCAACGGCGCGGCGCGGGAAGTGCAGGCCGCGATCAACGCCTCGCGCAACCTGCTGCCCAGCGGTATGCGCAGCATGCCGACCTACAAGAAGATCAACCCGTCCCAGGCGCCGATCATGGTGCTGTCGCTGACCTCGGACGTGTTGCAGAAGGGCCAGTTGTACGACCTGGCCTCGACCATCCTGTCGCAAAGCCTGTCCCAGGTGCCGGGCGTGGGTGAAGTGCAGATCGGCGGCAGTTCCTTGCCCGCGGTGCGTATCGAACTCGAACCCAAGGCTCTGGATCAATACGGTGTGGCCCTTGACGATGTGCGCAACACCATCGCCAACGCCAACCAGCGGCGGCCCAAGGGCTCGCTGGAAGACAGCGAGCGCAACTGGCAGATCCAGGCCAACGACCAGTTGGAAAAAGCCAAGGACTACGAGCCGCTGCTGATCCGCTACCAGAATGGCGCGGCCTTGCGCCTGGGCGATGTGGCCAGGATCAGCGACGGCGTGGAGGACCGCTACAACAGCGGTTTCTTCAACAACGATGCGGCGGTGCTGCTGGTGATCAACCGCCAGTCCGGCGCCAACATCATCGAGACCGTCAGGCAGATCAAGGCGCAGTTGCCGGCGTTGCAGGCGGTGCTGCCGTCCAGCGTTAAATTGAACCTGGCCATGGATCGTTCGCCGGTGATCACCGCAACCCTGCATGAAGCCGAAATGACCCTGCTGATTGCCGTGGCCCTGGTGATCCTGGTGGTGTACCTGTTCCTCGGCAATTTCCGCGCCTCGCTGATTCCAACCCTGGCGGTGCCGGTGTCGCTGGTGGGCACCTTTGCGGTGATGTACCTGTTCGGTTTCTCGCTGAACAACTTCTCGCTGATGGCGCTGATCCTCGCCACCGGGCTGGTGGTGGACGATGCCATCGTGGTGCTGGAGAACATTTCCCGGCATATCGACGAGGGGGTGCCGCCGATGAAGGCGGCGTACCTGGGTGCCAAGGAGGTCGGCTTTACCTTGCTGTCGATGAACGTGTCGCTGGTGGCGGTGTTCCTGTCCATCCTGTTCATGGGCGGGATCGTCACCAACCTGTTCCGCGAGTTTTCCATCACCTTGTCGGCGGCGATCATCGTTTCGCTGGTGGTGTCGCTGACCCTGACCCCGATGCTCTGCGCGCGCTGGCTCAAGCCACATGTCAAAGGCCAGCTGAGTGGGTTGCAGCGCTGGAGCCAGAAGGTCAATGACCGCATGGTCGCCGGCTACGCTACCAGCCTCGACTGGGCGTTGCGCCATCGCCGCCTGACGCTGCTCAGCCTGTTGATCACCGTGGGGGTGAACATTGCGCTGTACGTGGTGGTGCCGAAGACCTTCATGCCGCAACAGGACACTGGGCAGTTGATCGGTTTTGTGCGCGGCGATGACGGGCTGTCGTTCAACGTGATGCAGCCGAAGATGGAGACCTTCCGCGTAGCGGTGCTCAAGGACCCGGCGGTGCTCAGCGTGGCGGGCTTTATCGGCGGCAACAACGGCACCAATAACGCGGTGATGCTGGTGCGCCTCAAGCCGATCAGTGAACGCAAGGTCTCGGCCCAGGCGGTGATCGAGCGTCTGCGCAAGAACGTCCCGTTGGTGCCGGGCGGGCGCCTGTTCCTGATGGCTGACCAGGACCTGCAGTTCGGCGGCAGCCGCGACCAGACCAGCGCGCAGTATTCCTACATCCTGCAAAGCGGCGACCTGGCCGCGTTGCGCCTGTGGTATCCGAAAGTGGTCAGCGCCTTGCGCGAGCTGCCGGAACTTACCGCCATCGACGCCCGCGAGGGGCGTGGCGCGGCGCAGGTCACGCTGGTGGTCGACCGCGACCAGGCCAAGCGCCTGGGTATCGATATGAATATGGTCACCGCGGTGCTGAACAACGCCTACAGCCAGCGGCAGATTTCCACCATCTACGACAGCCTGAACCAGTATCAGGTGGTGATGGAGGTCAACCCGAAATACGCCCAGGACCCGATCACCCTCAACCAGATGCAGGTGATCACCTCCAGCGGGGCGCGGGTGCCGTTGTCGACCATCGCGCATTATGAGAACAGCCTGGCCGACGACCGTGTCAGCCACGAAGGCCAATTCGCTTCCGAAAACATTGCCTTCGACATGGCACCCGGGGTCACGGTCGAGCAGGGCACGGCGGCCATTGAGCGGGCGATCGCCAAGGTCGGTTTGCCGGAAGATGTGATCGCCAAGATGGCCGGTACCGCCGATGCGTTTGCGGCGACCCAGAAGGGCCAGCCGTTCATGATCCTCGGCGCGCTGGTGGCGGTGTACCTGGTGCTGGGGATTCTGTATGAAAGCTACATTCACCCGTTGACGATTCTTTCGACCTTGCCGTCGGCAGGTGTCGGCGCCATGCTCGCCATCTACCTGACGGGAGGCGAGTTCAGCCTGATCTCCCTGTTGGGCCTGTTCCTGTTGATTGGGGTGGTGAAGAAGAACGCGATCCTGATGATCGACCTGGCGTTGCAGCTGGAGCGCAATGACCGCATGGGGCCGCTCGAATCGATTCGCAGTGCCTGCCTGCTGCGTTTGCGGCCGATCCTGATGACCACCCTGGCCGCCATCCTCGGCGCCTTGCCGCTGCTGCTGGGTGCCGGCGATGGCGCGGAAATGCGCCGTCCCCTGGGCCTGACCATTATCGGCGGCCTGGTGTTCAGCCAGATCCTGACCCTTTACACCACCCCGGTGGTTTACCTCTATCTCGACCGCGCGCGCCACCGCTTCAACGCCTGGCGCGGCGTGCGTACCGATGCTGCCCTGGACACTGCGCTATGA
- a CDS encoding efflux transporter outer membrane subunit — translation MTDSTFARLALLRGSRVASLVLCGALLSACAVGPDYKRPDVVEPAQFKEAQGWRQATPSDSLARGAWWELYGDRQLNELVLRLNSANQTVAQAEARFRQAQALVRSSRGAFYPTVDLSAGKTRASQGTGSSSASLSSSSSGIRDTLNAQLGVSWEADIWGKLRRGLEANEASAEASSADLAAMRLSQQSELVQSYLQLRVMDEQTRLLQATLETYQRSLQMTENQYRAGVSGKDAVAQAQTQLKSTQASLIDLIWQRAQLENAIAVLIGEAPANFKLAVSNDIPALPQIPVSLPSQLLERRPDIASAERAVIAANANIGVAKAAYYPDLTLSLAGGYSSSTYADWISLPNRFWSVGPKLAMTLFDGGQRSAEVDRTVASYDETVAKYRQTVLDGFREVENYMVQLKVLEDEAVVSNEALEAARESLRLTQNQYKAGLIAYLDVVQVQATALSNERTVLTLLQTQLVASVQLIAALGGGWDGKTAFDAKD, via the coding sequence ATGACCGATTCAACCTTTGCCCGATTGGCCCTGTTGCGGGGCTCCCGCGTGGCGAGCCTGGTGCTCTGCGGCGCGTTGCTCAGTGCCTGCGCCGTCGGTCCCGACTACAAACGCCCGGACGTGGTCGAGCCGGCACAATTCAAGGAAGCCCAGGGTTGGCGCCAGGCGACCCCAAGCGACTCCTTGGCCCGTGGCGCCTGGTGGGAGTTGTACGGCGACCGCCAGCTCAATGAGCTGGTGCTGCGCCTGAACAGTGCCAACCAGACTGTGGCCCAGGCCGAAGCGCGCTTTCGTCAGGCCCAGGCGCTGGTGCGCAGTTCCCGTGGCGCGTTTTACCCCACGGTTGACCTGAGCGCCGGGAAAACCCGCGCCAGCCAGGGTACCGGCAGCAGCAGCGCCAGCCTGAGCAGTTCCAGCAGCGGTATCCGTGACACCCTCAATGCTCAATTGGGTGTGAGTTGGGAGGCGGACATCTGGGGTAAATTGCGCCGTGGCCTGGAGGCCAACGAGGCCAGCGCCGAAGCCAGCTCGGCGGACCTGGCGGCGATGCGCCTGAGCCAGCAGTCGGAACTGGTACAAAGCTACCTGCAGTTGCGCGTCATGGACGAACAGACGCGCCTGCTGCAAGCGACCCTGGAGACCTATCAACGCTCCCTGCAAATGACCGAAAACCAATACCGCGCCGGTGTGTCCGGCAAGGACGCAGTGGCTCAGGCGCAAACCCAGCTCAAGTCGACACAGGCCAGCCTGATCGACCTGATCTGGCAGCGCGCCCAGCTGGAAAACGCCATCGCGGTGTTGATCGGCGAGGCTCCGGCCAACTTCAAGCTGGCGGTGAGCAATGATATTCCCGCGCTGCCGCAGATCCCGGTGAGCCTGCCGTCGCAGCTGCTGGAACGGCGCCCGGACATCGCCTCGGCCGAACGCGCGGTGATCGCCGCCAACGCCAATATCGGCGTGGCCAAGGCCGCCTATTATCCGGACCTGACCCTGAGCCTGGCCGGTGGTTACTCCAGCAGCACCTACGCCGACTGGATCAGCCTGCCAAACCGCTTCTGGTCGGTGGGGCCCAAACTCGCCATGACCCTGTTCGACGGCGGCCAGCGCTCGGCGGAAGTCGACCGCACCGTCGCCAGCTATGACGAGACCGTGGCCAAGTACCGCCAGACCGTGCTGGATGGTTTCCGCGAAGTGGAAAACTACATGGTCCAGCTCAAGGTGCTGGAGGACGAGGCGGTGGTCAGCAACGAGGCGCTGGAGGCCGCGCGTGAGTCGCTGCGCCTGACCCAGAACCAGTACAAGGCCGGGTTGATTGCCTACCTGGATGTGGTGCAGGTGCAAGCGACGGCCCTGAGCAATGAGCGCACCGTGCTGACCCTGTTGCAGACGCAACTGGTGGCGAGTGTGCAATTGATTGCGGCGTTGGGCGGCGGTTGGGACGGGAAAACCGCGTTTGACGCAAAGGACTAA
- a CDS encoding bifunctional diguanylate cyclase/phosphodiesterase — translation MLIGSYSPSLVVISLLVAILASYTALDLAGRIATAKGRAVLYWMSGGAVAMGVGVWSMHFIGMLALRMPFALGFDVGITALSLLIAVLSCGFALWLVNQSRLPAWQLTLGALVMGAGISSMHYTGMAAMRMTPGIDYDPTLFSASLLIAVVASGAALWIAFHLRRDTPYVRLMRGGAAVIMGLAIVGMHYTGMAAAQFADESYCGAAVSGLSGKGLDNLVVVTSLAVLVIALLTSVLDARLEARTSVLADSLSLANRELTHLALHDPLTGLPNRTLLADRIQQAMQVVNERGGCFALMFIDLDGFKPVNDAFGHHMGDQLLYEVGLRLREDLRSQDTLARIGGDEFVLLVRLSQPDDALRLAERQVGLVNRAFKVAEHELKISASVGIAIYPGNGSNPQELLMNADAAMYHAKGMGKNGYSFFDVSMNTNARKQLQLLQDLRNAVEQQQFRLYYQPKFDAVTGIPVGAEALLRWEHPQQGLLLPATFIELAEKTGLIIPIGEWVLNEACRQMRLWYVQGYEDWRIAVNLSALQFCHAGLVNSVATALERHQLPANSLTLEITETTAMSDADASMTVLQQLSDMGVDLSIDDFGTGYSSLMYLKRLPANELKIDRGFVRDLEHDGDDAAIVSAIVALGQALGLRIVAEGVETDAQQTFLTRLGCNSLQGYLLGHPLPAERFMADIQSAEAAVAPDKNRV, via the coding sequence ATGCTTATCGGTAGCTATTCCCCCTCGCTGGTCGTGATTTCTCTGCTCGTTGCGATCCTCGCGTCCTATACCGCGCTGGACCTGGCCGGGCGCATTGCGACCGCCAAGGGCCGTGCGGTCTTGTATTGGATGAGCGGTGGGGCCGTGGCAATGGGCGTGGGCGTGTGGTCCATGCATTTTATTGGCATGTTGGCGCTGCGCATGCCGTTCGCCCTGGGTTTCGACGTGGGTATCACTGCGCTGTCGCTGCTGATCGCGGTGTTGTCCTGCGGCTTTGCGTTGTGGCTGGTCAACCAGTCACGCTTGCCCGCCTGGCAACTGACATTGGGTGCGCTGGTCATGGGCGCGGGCATCAGCAGCATGCACTACACCGGCATGGCCGCGATGCGCATGACCCCCGGCATCGACTACGACCCCACACTCTTCAGCGCCTCGTTGCTGATCGCGGTGGTGGCCTCCGGCGCAGCGTTGTGGATCGCCTTCCACCTGCGCCGCGATACGCCTTACGTGCGTCTGATGCGCGGTGGCGCTGCCGTGATCATGGGGCTGGCCATCGTCGGTATGCATTACACCGGCATGGCGGCGGCGCAATTTGCCGACGAGAGTTACTGCGGCGCCGCGGTGTCGGGCCTCAGTGGCAAGGGCCTGGACAACCTGGTCGTGGTCACCAGCCTGGCGGTCCTGGTGATTGCCTTGCTCACCTCGGTGCTGGATGCCCGCCTGGAAGCGCGTACCTCGGTACTGGCCGACTCCCTGAGCCTGGCCAACCGGGAACTGACCCACTTGGCCCTGCACGACCCCCTGACCGGGCTGCCCAATCGCACGTTGCTCGCCGACCGTATCCAACAAGCGATGCAGGTGGTCAACGAAAGGGGCGGCTGCTTTGCCCTGATGTTTATCGACCTGGATGGGTTCAAGCCGGTCAACGATGCGTTCGGCCACCATATGGGCGACCAATTGCTGTACGAAGTCGGCCTGCGCCTGCGCGAAGACCTGCGCAGCCAGGACACCCTGGCGCGCATCGGCGGTGATGAATTTGTATTGCTGGTGCGCCTGAGCCAGCCCGACGATGCGCTGCGCCTGGCCGAGCGCCAGGTGGGCCTGGTCAACCGCGCCTTCAAGGTCGCCGAGCATGAGCTGAAGATTTCCGCCAGCGTGGGCATTGCAATCTACCCCGGCAACGGCAGCAACCCCCAGGAACTGCTGATGAACGCCGACGCCGCGATGTACCACGCCAAAGGCATGGGCAAGAACGGCTACAGCTTCTTCGACGTGTCGATGAACACCAACGCGCGCAAGCAATTGCAGTTGTTGCAGGACTTGCGCAACGCCGTCGAGCAGCAACAGTTCCGTCTGTATTACCAGCCCAAGTTCGACGCGGTGACTGGCATCCCGGTCGGCGCCGAAGCGTTGTTGCGCTGGGAACACCCGCAACAAGGCCTGTTGCTACCGGCGACGTTTATCGAGCTGGCGGAAAAAACCGGGCTGATCATTCCTATCGGCGAATGGGTGCTCAACGAAGCCTGTCGCCAGATGCGCCTGTGGTACGTGCAGGGTTATGAAGATTGGCGTATCGCCGTGAACCTGTCGGCGCTGCAGTTCTGCCACGCCGGGCTGGTCAACAGCGTGGCCACGGCACTTGAACGTCACCAGTTGCCGGCCAACAGCCTGACCCTGGAGATCACCGAAACCACCGCCATGAGTGATGCGGACGCGAGCATGACCGTGTTGCAGCAGCTCTCGGACATGGGCGTGGACCTGTCCATCGATGATTTCGGCACCGGCTATTCCAGCCTGATGTACCTCAAGCGCCTGCCGGCCAACGAGCTGAAGATCGACCGCGGTTTTGTGCGCGACCTTGAGCACGACGGCGACGACGCCGCCATTGTCTCGGCCATCGTTGCCCTCGGCCAGGCTCTGGGCTTGCGCATCGTCGCCGAAGGGGTGGAGACCGATGCGCAGCAAACCTTCCTCACGCGGCTGGGCTGTAACTCGTTGCAGGGCTACCTGTTGGGCCATCCGTTGCCGGCGGAGCGGTTCATGGCCGATATCCAAAGCGCGGAAGCGGCCGTTGCGCCTGACAAAAACCGTGTGTGA
- a CDS encoding SDR family oxidoreductase, whose amino-acid sequence MDKVVIITGGSRGIGAQTALLAARQGYRICINFQSDEDAAHRVLEQVRALGAQAIAVRADVSIEDEVIMLFNRVDAELGRVTALVNNAGTVGHKSRVDEMSEFRILKVMKTNVLGPILCAKHALLRMSPKHGGQGGSIVNVSSVAARLGAPGEYVDYAASKGALDTFTIGLSKEVAGEGIRVNAVRPGYIFTDFHALSGDPDRVSKLESGIPMARGGRPDEVAEAIIWLLSDKASYTTGTFLDLGGGR is encoded by the coding sequence ATGGACAAAGTCGTCATTATCACCGGGGGCAGTCGGGGGATTGGCGCGCAGACGGCCTTGCTGGCGGCGCGCCAGGGCTATCGCATCTGCATCAATTTCCAGTCCGACGAGGACGCTGCCCACCGCGTGCTTGAGCAGGTCCGCGCGTTGGGTGCACAGGCCATCGCGGTGCGGGCAGATGTCAGCATCGAAGATGAAGTGATCATGCTGTTCAATCGCGTCGATGCCGAATTGGGGCGCGTTACAGCGTTGGTCAACAACGCCGGCACCGTGGGGCACAAGTCGCGGGTCGATGAGATGTCCGAGTTCCGTATCCTCAAGGTCATGAAAACCAACGTGCTGGGGCCGATCCTGTGTGCCAAGCATGCGCTGCTGCGCATGTCGCCCAAGCATGGCGGGCAGGGGGGCAGTATCGTCAACGTGTCGTCGGTGGCGGCGCGGTTGGGCGCGCCGGGAGAATACGTGGACTACGCCGCGTCCAAGGGCGCGCTGGATACCTTCACCATCGGGCTGTCGAAGGAAGTTGCGGGGGAGGGTATCCGGGTCAACGCCGTGCGCCCCGGTTATATCTTTACCGATTTTCATGCGCTCAGCGGCGACCCGGATCGGGTCAGCAAGTTGGAGTCGGGTATCCCCATGGCCCGGGGCGGGCGTCCGGACGAAGTGGCGGAAGCGATTATCTGGTTGTTGTCGGATAAGGCTTCCTACACGACCGGGACGTTCCTGGATCTGGGGGGCGGTCGCTAG